The genomic DNA TGGCCGCATTCATCGATTACAAATAGCTCGGAATCCGGAATTGCCTTCTTCAGCTTTTCCCCGCTGGACAGTGGAACAAGCTCGTCTTGCCTTCCCCATACGATAAGTACGGGTACAGACAGTCCCCCCAAGCGATGCAGCAGTTTGGGGTCGCAGCCTCTTTCCCACGTCAAACGGGCGAACATGGCCCTGTTTCTAATCATTTCTACAGGCATCTCGCTTAATTGAGGCGTCTTCGGCAGCCTGGATGTATCGTAAAAACATCGCTCCGTCAATTGAGGGACGGTCAAGGTAAAAGGATCAATACTATCCCTGCCGGGTATGTGCACACCGGCCACATCGGAAACGATCAGCTTCTTCACACGATGCGCTTGGATTAAAGCCAATTGGAGTCCGATCCAGCCTCCGAGCGAGCTCCCGCAGATGGTAACCCTTTCATAACCGAGGGTATCGAGAAAGTCTCTGTAATGAAAAGCCATATCCTCAATGCTGTCAAACCAATCAGGCAAATCGGATTGGCCGAATCCGGGATGTTCAGGCGCCAGAACCTCGTAACGGGACGATAATTGCTGCAAAAACGGATTCCATCCGCCTCCGTTTGCGCCATGCAGCCATAGGAGCGGTTCTCCTTTTCCTGCGCGGTAAAGACGCACACGCAAACCTCTGACATCGATTGTTTCCAGCGAGTAAGAAACATCCGTGTTCATACGTTACTCCTCCTTTATTCACCGGTTTAGCAACATGTCATTTGCCTTCTATGTGCAGCAGCAATTCCTCCGTTTCCATAACGCGACCGAATACGGAACCGATCGTGGCAAGCGTTGCTTGATGCGATGCTTCGTCAAATCCTCCGGCGGCGTCACTCATAAAAACAACCTAAAAATCCCGCATAAACGCGCTGCATGCCGTATTTTCGCAGCAAACGCTCGTTACCGTTCCGATAATGATCACGGTATCGGCCGCTCCTATTCCGCGAATGTTGCGGACGATCGTTTCCAATTGAGTGTTGTAAAAAGCGTTGTCTGGCCATCGGTATCTCCATCACGGCTCCCTCTTTGACAAAATCATTCTTTCGGAGGTTCTCCGATTCCTTGCTCACGCACGCTGGTCAGCAGCGAAGCACGCAACAGCCATTGTCTGGCACGGACCGGGTCGTTCGCTTCGGCAGCCAATTCCTGCTGCAGCTGCAGCCGCTTTTGCGGGTCCTTTTCAGTGACGATGCTCGTATTGCGCTCGCTGATTTGCCTCACATAAGCCAATGCGACTTTACGTCGCACATTCGAGTAGGTTTCCAGCTCGGCCTGCAGATCGGTGCCCCCTTCGTTATGGATATAGCGAACCAGCCGCATGCTGATATCGACGGCATCATGGATGCCGCTGTTCAGTCCGAGGCCGCCTAAAGGACTGTTAACATGCGCTGCGTCTCCCAATAAAATGAGTCTTCCATCATAGAAGCGTTCGGCCACACGTTGATGCACGCGGTAAATCATGCGTTCAACCAGTGGAAAACGGTCCTGCGTTTTTAACGCTTTCTGCATGGAAGCCTGAATGCGCTCTTCCTCCAGAGCGGTTTCATCCGAAATCTCGGGCGGAATCGGATAAAGCAGTCTCCAAGCCTCCGGAACGCGTAGAATAAACAGGAATTCCTCGGGATCGGAAATATAATTGACATAACCGATATCCGGTAAATATTGCTCGAACGAAACCGGCGTGCCGACAAGCAAA from Ferviditalea candida includes the following:
- a CDS encoding alpha/beta fold hydrolase, whose protein sequence is MNTDVSYSLETIDVRGLRVRLYRAGKGEPLLWLHGANGGGWNPFLQQLSSRYEVLAPEHPGFGQSDLPDWFDSIEDMAFHYRDFLDTLGYERVTICGSSLGGWIGLQLALIQAHRVKKLIVSDVAGVHIPGRDSIDPFTLTVPQLTERCFYDTSRLPKTPQLSEMPVEMIRNRAMFARLTWERGCDPKLLHRLGGLSVPVLIVWGRQDELVPLSSGEKLKKAIPDSELFVIDECGHLPYVEKPEDFLNRIASFI
- a CDS encoding FAD-dependent oxidoreductase gives rise to the protein MKDPIVIVGAGPVGLTVAEILSIQNIPVIVLEKSDGPSKEWRASTFHAATMELLESNAAGLADDLLARGLIADKIQYRDRKTGLFAEFDCSLINEDTKYPFRLQCPQSTYVQVVYQRLQQRSCADVRFNSEVIGLSQDSAGAAVTLRTPGGEEKIRASFVLGADGARSTVRKELGFAFEGYTLEQRFLLVGTPVSFEQYLPDIGYVNYISDPEEFLFILRVPEAWRLLYPIPPEISDETALEEERIQASMQKALKTQDRFPLVERMIYRVHQRVAERFYDGRLILLGDAAHVNSPLGGLGLNSGIHDAVDISMRLVRYIHNEGGTDLQAELETYSNVRRKVALAYVRQISERNTSIVTEKDPQKRLQLQQELAAEANDPVRARQWLLRASLLTSVREQGIGEPPKE